A DNA window from Brachionichthys hirsutus isolate HB-005 chromosome 10, CSIRO-AGI_Bhir_v1, whole genome shotgun sequence contains the following coding sequences:
- the LOC137900188 gene encoding LOW QUALITY PROTEIN: transmembrane protease serine 2-like (The sequence of the model RefSeq protein was modified relative to this genomic sequence to represent the inferred CDS: substituted 1 base at 1 genomic stop codon) — protein MTVTLLCLLVGHFILLXRQIYGNSYNNMGFQHDERKTPPSVPQQDVYSNLPNYVISPQVMVSHQAALGAPYTTGQQRRPKKCTPKFTLAIVAFVIAVLVAIGVLIWYFVFFKCSFGRTCGTNGSCLSLSQWCDGVRDCPNGEDENRCFRLLGIDFILEGYNSNRGTWLPVCSDGLIDSDDREACETLGFSRQDFVSSSQVSAGSLASSGYMKLEPGSSQDSRLHSRLTYSETCSAGIVTLTCIECGQSSASTNSRIVGGTEASNGAWPWQTSLQVSGQHVCGGSIIRPSWILSAAHCFQQVADPASWRVFSGDVSLFRMSFGSGSRVSKIIAHEGYDSETNDNDIALLKLSRPLTFTDTRKPVCLPNDGIEISPGDRAWISGWGSLRESGPSPDILNQAQVNIYSRETCNARQVLNGAVSRNMLCAGELQGGVDTCQGDSGGPLVVNKGNSWWLAGDTSFGFGCAQRNKPGVYGNVTYFLDWIAERLLKNE, from the exons ATGACAGTCAC tcttctttgtcttcttgttggacattttattcttctttaacGTCAGATATATGGGAACTCCTACAACAACATGGGGTTCCAGCATGATGAAAGAAAAACCCCTCCAAGCGTCCCCCAGCAGGACGTCTACTCCAATCTCCCCAACTATGTCATCAGTCCGCAGGTCATGGTCTCCCACCAGGCTGCGCTCGGAGCCCCCTACACCACAGGCCAGCAGAGGA GACCAAAGAAATGCACTCCGAAGTTTACACTTGCCATCGTGGCGTTCGTGATAGCCGTACTGGTAGCGATCGGTGTGTTGATCTGGTACTTCG TGTTCTTCAAGTGTTCATTCGGGAGGACGTGCGGCACCAACGGGAGTTGCCTGAGCTTGTCCCAGTGGTGTGACGGTGTCCGGGACTGTCCTAACGGGGAGGATGAAAACCGCTGCT TTCGCCTCCTGGGGATCGACTTCATCCTGGAGGGTTACAATTCCAACAGAGGGACGTGGTTGCCAGTGTGTTCCGACGGGTTGATCGACAGCGATGACAGGGAGGCGTGTGAGACTCTCGGATTCAGCAG GCAGGATTTTGTGTCCAGCAGCCAGGTCAGTGCTGGGTCCCTGGCCTCCAGCGGGTACATGAAGCTGGAGCCTGGCAGCAGCCAGGATTCACGCTTACACTCACGACTGACTTACAG tgAAACTTGCTCGGCTGGAATCGTCACACTGACGTGCATCG AATGCGGACAGAGCTCAGCATCAACTAACTCTCGTATAGTGGGGGGCACTGAAGCAAGCAATGGGGCGTGGCCATGGCAGACCAGCCTCCAGGTGTCCGGGCAACATGTTTGTGGCGGTTCTATCATCCGGCCTTCCTGGATTCTCTCCGCTGCACATTGCTTTCAACA GGTGGCCGACCCGGCATCGTGGAGGGTTTTCTCCGGAGATGTGAGCTTGTTCCGAATGAGCTTCGGATCTGGCAGCAGAGTCAGCAAGATCATCGCTCATGAAGGATACGACTCCGAAACGAATGACAACGACATCGCTCTCCTAAAGCTCAGTAGACCTCTGACGTTCACAG ATACAAGGAAGCCAGTGTGTCTGCCCAATGATGGGATAGAAATCTCACCTGGAGATCGTGCGTGGATCTCAGGATGGGGAAGCCTGCGTGAGTCTG gaccATCCCCGGACATTCTAAATCAGGCCCAAGTGAACATTTACAGCAGAGAGACCTGTAACGCTCGGCAGGTGTTGAACGGAGCCGTCTCCAGAAACATGCTGTGTGCCGGAGAGCTGCAGGGAGGAGTCGACACCTGCCAG GGTGACAGCGGAGGCCCCCTGGTGGTCAATAAGGGGAATTCATGGTGGCTGGCAGGAGACACCAGCTTTGGGTTCGGATGCGCTCAGAGGAACAAGCCAGGAGTTTATGGCAACGTAACCTACTTCTTGGACTGGATAGCTGAGCGTTTGCTG AAGAATGAGTGA
- the acat1 gene encoding acetyl-CoA acetyltransferase, mitochondrial — translation MSSPGLLSMNARICKRLAHKYLSRTYASRPALNEVVIVSAVRTPMGSFTGSLASVPATKLGSVAIRGAVDKAGIPPEEVKEVYMGNVLQAGQGQAPTRQALLGAGLPLGTPATTINKVCASGMKSVMLAAQSLMCGHQDVMVAGGMESMSNVPYVMSRETPTYGGVKMEDLIVKDGLTDVYNKFHMGNCAENTARNSGISREEQDAYAVGSYSRSKAAYESGVLAKEIVPVSVPRRGKPDLVVTEDEEWRRVDFSKVPKLKTVFQKENGTVTAANASTLNDGAAALVLMTAEAAKRLNVTPLARIVSFADAAVAPIDFPIAPAFAVPKALDAAGLKSEDVHMWEINEAFSVVVLANMKMLDIDPAKVNVNGGAVSLGHPIGMSGARIVGHMAHNLKPGQYGMAGICNGGGGASAILIQKI, via the exons ATGTCCTCTCCGGGACTGCTGTCCATGAACGCTCGAATCTGCAAACGCTTG GCCCACAAGTACCTCTCCAGAACCTACGCGTCTCGTCCTGCTCTCAAT GAAGTTGTCATTGTCAGCGCCGTCCGCACGCCAATGGGCTCCTTCACGGGCAGCCTGGCCTCGGTACCGGCCACCAAACTGGGCTCTGTTGCCATTCGAGGAGCCGTAGACAAAGCAG GGATCCCCCccgaggaggtgaaggaggtctACATGGGCAACGTGCTGCAGGCGGGGCAGGGACAGGCTCCCACCAGACAGGCCCTGCTGGGAGCAG GTTTGCCGCTGGGCACTCCGGCAACAACCATCAACAAAGTTTGTGCGTCTGGGATGAAGTCCGTCATGTTGGCGGCTCAGAGTCTGATGTGTGGACACCAG GATGTGATGGTGGCGGGCGGCATGGAGAGCATGTCTAATGTTCCCTACGTGATGTCCAGAGAGACTCCAACGTACGGAGGGGTGAAGATGGAGGACCTCATCGTCAAAGACGGACTCACGGACGTCTACAACAAGTTCCACATG GGAAACTGTGCAGAGAACACGGCCAGGAACTCGGGcatcagcagagaggagcaggacgCCTACGCCGTCGGCTCGTACAGCCGCAGCAAGGCGGCGTACGAGTCCGGCGTTCTGGCCAAGGAGATCGTTCCGGTCAGCGTTCCACGGAGAG GCAAGCCCGACCTGGTCGTAACTGAGGATGAGGAGTGGAGGAGGGTGGACTTTAGCAAAGTTCCCAAACTGAAGACGGTATTCCAGAAAGAGAACG GCACGGTGACGGCAGCCAACGCCAGCACACTGAACGATGGAGCGGCCGCCCTCGTTTTGATGACGGCGGAAGCAGCGAAGAGGCTGAACGTCACGCCGCTGGCCAGGATTGTCT CTTTTGCTGACGCTGCGGTCGCACCGATTGACTTCCCCATTGCTCCCGCTTTTGCAGTCCCAAAG GCGCTGGACGCTGCAGGGCTGAAGAGCGAGGACGTCCACATGTGGGAGATCAACGAGGCCTTCAGCGTGGTGGTTCTGGCCAACATGAAGATGTTGGACATCGACCCTGCAAAGGTTAACGTCAACGGTGGCGCTGTGTCACTGGGGCATCCCATTGG GATGTCTGGGGCCAGAATTGTAGGTCACATGGCACACAACCTGAAACCGGGTCAGTACGGGATGGCCGGCATCTGCAACGGAGGCGGCGGAGCTTCAGCTATCCTCATCCAGAAAATCTAG